DNA sequence from the Planctomicrobium piriforme genome:
CGCGACCACCCGAATATCCTCCGGACGGGTGATGCCATATTCTTCGAGCTTGCGACGATAGCTGCGCAGCACCGACACGCAGTCTTCAATCGTGGTGCGAGAAATTTCGCTGGCGGTAAAGGCATCCTTCCCGAGATGCACCGCCTGCGAGAGCGTTTCGAGCCGGCGGATGGTCCCTTCCGGCTGAATTTCGGCAATGGCCATGCGGATCGACGACGTTCCGACATCGATCACAGCGACGGTCCGCATGCGGCCGCCTGGTCCACGAAAAGACGTGCTCACAACACTCTCTCTTCCAGGATTCGACTCTTTCTTCCCACAGCGCCCGCATCATGACAGGTTCAATGAGATGTCGCCACCGGTGCCATTGTCCCGGACGCTGAACCGCCCCTGCCCGGAAAATTGAAACTCGGTATTCCAAGTGTGAACTGAGCGTCCGGGACAATTTCAAGTTCCCGCTGAAGATGAATCTTCCCTAAAACCCCAGACCACATGGTTGTGAGGCGGAATGATCGTCCTAAAATAGCGGTTTGGAATACGCCAACACGAAACACAATTCCGTCTCTGAGAGGAGAGCCAACGATGGCTTATACTTTGCCGCCGCTGCCGTACGCCTACGATGCCCTCGAACCGCACATCGATGCCAAGACGATGGAAATCCATCACACCAAGCATCATCAGGCATACATCAACAACGTCAACAAAGCGCTCGAAGGCCATGCCGACCTGGCGGCCAAACCGATTGACGACCTGATGAAAGGTCTCTCTTCGGTTCCCGAGTCCATCCGCACCGCCGTCCGCAACAATGGCGGCGGCCACTCCAACCACTCTCTCTTCTGGACCATCCTGAAGAAGGGGGGAGGCGGCGAGCCGACCGGCGAACTCGCGGAAGCGATCAAGTCGCAACTCGGCGGTTTCGAGAAGTTCAAGACCGACTTCAACGCAGCCGCCACCACCCGCTTCGGCAGTGGCTGGGCCTGGCTCTCGGTCGACAAAGGCAAGCTGCTCGTCGAGAGCAGCGCCAACCAGGACACCCCGTTCTCGGAAGGCCGCACCCCGATCATGGGTCTCGACGTCTGGGAACACGCCTACTACCTGCACTACCAGAACCGCCGGCCCGACTACATCGCCGCTTTCTGGAACGTCATCAACTGGGACGAAGTGGCCAAACGCTACGCCGCCGCCAAGTAGCT
Encoded proteins:
- a CDS encoding superoxide dismutase, which encodes MAYTLPPLPYAYDALEPHIDAKTMEIHHTKHHQAYINNVNKALEGHADLAAKPIDDLMKGLSSVPESIRTAVRNNGGGHSNHSLFWTILKKGGGGEPTGELAEAIKSQLGGFEKFKTDFNAAATTRFGSGWAWLSVDKGKLLVESSANQDTPFSEGRTPIMGLDVWEHAYYLHYQNRRPDYIAAFWNVINWDEVAKRYAAAK